The nucleotide sequence GCACCAAATTAGCGGCTGGGTACACTTGCAAGGAAGTGCCAATCACCAGGAAAATATCGGCCGTGGCCGCCTCATCCATAGCCAGCTCCATCAGCGGCACCTGCTCGCCAAACCACACAATGTTCGGGCGGAGCTGGTGACCCTTTTCGCACAACTCGCCCAGCTCAATTCGGTCGGAATCCATTGGGTACACCAGTTCCTCATGCAACGAACTGCGCGACTCAAACAGCTTGCCGTGCAGGTGCATGACATGAGAGGAACCGGCCCGCTCGTGCAAGTCATCCACGTTTTGCGTCACGATAACCACGTCGAAATCCTGCTCCAGCGCCACCAGCGCCAAATGACCCGCATTGGGCTGCGCGGCTCGGGCCGCTGTGCGCCGCTGGTTGTAGAAGTCGAGCACCAGCTCGGGGTTGCGGGCCCAGCCTTCCGGCGAAGCTACGTCTTCCACCCGGTGTCCTTCCCACAGTCCGTCGGAGCCCCGAAAAGTGGCTAAGCCGCTTTCTGCACTGATGCCTGCCCCCGTGAGGGCCACTAGTTTCTTTCTGTTAGCCATGATAGTATTGCTGATATAGGTGCACTAAAGCGCGCAAATCTGCTGCTGAGACCATAGATTCACCACATGTAACCCGCGAAATAGCACGCGAGTTGCCCTACTGCCGCATTAATCGAACCGCCGTAATTCATCTTTGCTGAACGTCCATTCCGGCGTGTTAAACCGCGCATGGGCAGGAATCACGGCAAACCATACGCCTCCGGCAGCTGCTGCATCCCGCAACACGTGTATTTGCTGGGCGGGCATGTAGCTTTGAGCTAGGAGCACGTAGCGTTTACCGCTAAGGAGGTGCTCGGCTACGTCTAGCACGAGTACGGCGTGGCCCGGCGAGCCGCCCCGAATAAATACGTCGCCGGGCTGCACGTTGGCAAGGGGAGTGGGGGTTAGCTCGCGTGCCAAGGATAAGGTGCCAGCGTAAGTGAAAATTTGATCTAAGTAACGCCGGAAAACAGCATGCGTCGGTTGTTCTATGGCTTTAGGAGCGGGTAGTACCTCGTCACCGTCCACGCGGAAACCGTGGCCTTTGTACCAATCCGCAAACCGAATATCGTCGCCGCTGGTGAGGTGGAAGTGCACGTGGTCGGGCTTTCTGGAAAACTCGTACTCGCCTCTTAGCCGAATAACAGCATCCGCGCATTGCTGTAAGTCCCGGCTGCCAACATCTATGTTCAATATAGCTGCATGAACGGTCTGTGGTTCTTTCAGCTGGCCGTTGTGTAGATGCACCGCCGTGCCAGCGGGCAGCAACGGTACATAGCGCAGCCACTGTCCGAAGGAACCTGGCTCTACCGTTACGCGCTGGCAACCCGGCGGTACCGCAAATCGAGCGGCAAGACTGCGCTTAATAGTGTAAGTGCCAGCAGGCAGCCACGGATACTGGTTCGATGGTTGCGAGCGGACACTAGCTTGCGGGTCGTCATTGATACATGAGTGACCTTGTGTAAAAATCAAGGCCGCAGACAGCAAAGTAGGTAAGAGCAGAAAGCGCACTAAGAATACAATAAGTAAGTGTTGAAAGCTCGTGCCACGCAAGCAGGAGAAGCATGCGTGGCGCAATAACGGCAGCTTGCAGGATTTAGCATATAAAATAGACGCTATACTATCTACAAGGTGATTAGAAGAGGGGCCCCCAGAGTTAGCCTGCTGCCTATGCTCTTCCATTCGTGCCTCTCACATAAGGCAACTGAACGGCGTTCTGAGTTAACTCCAAGACAAGACAACGTTTCGAAGTGCTCTTATAGGGTTGATGTGCCTATATGCGCATAAAAAAACCGGCCTGCCGATTACTCAGCAGGCCGGTAATAGTGAAATCTTGAAGCGTTACTTCGCCTTTGCCGTAGCCTTTTTGGCTGTAGTACCAGGTGCTTTTTTTGCTGCTGGCTTTTTCGCCGCAGGCTTCTTTGCTGCGGTGGCAGCTGGCTTCTTCTTAGCTGGCTTGTCAGCCGTTTCAGCGGCATCTGCGGCGGGAGCAGCCTTCTTGGCGAAGCGGCCACCTTTGGCGGGCTTATCCGGAGTAGCGGCAGCTAGTTCCAGGCAACGCTCCAACGTGAGACCAGCTGGCTCTTCTCCTTTCGGAATTTTCACGTTCTTCTTACCCGCTACGATGTACGGCCCAAAACGACCGTTCAGCACCTGCACATCGGGGTTTTCAGGAAACTCCTTGATAAGGCGCTCGGCATCTGTCTTACGCTTGTTTTCGATCAGCTCTATGGCTTCGGTCGCCGTGATGGTATGCGGGTCCTGCTCTTTGGTGAGAGAGTAAAACTT is from Hymenobacter tibetensis and encodes:
- a CDS encoding SIR2 family NAD-dependent protein deacylase, with product MANRKKLVALTGAGISAESGLATFRGSDGLWEGHRVEDVASPEGWARNPELVLDFYNQRRTAARAAQPNAGHLALVALEQDFDVVIVTQNVDDLHERAGSSHVMHLHGKLFESRSSLHEELVYPMDSDRIELGELCEKGHQLRPNIVWFGEQVPLMELAMDEAATADIFLVIGTSLQVYPAANLVHYAPNTCPIYVIDPHQPPLLRRPNLHFISEPATTGVPRVAAELLAQS
- a CDS encoding DUF4846 domain-containing protein, with product MIFTQGHSCINDDPQASVRSQPSNQYPWLPAGTYTIKRSLAARFAVPPGCQRVTVEPGSFGQWLRYVPLLPAGTAVHLHNGQLKEPQTVHAAILNIDVGSRDLQQCADAVIRLRGEYEFSRKPDHVHFHLTSGDDIRFADWYKGHGFRVDGDEVLPAPKAIEQPTHAVFRRYLDQIFTYAGTLSLARELTPTPLANVQPGDVFIRGGSPGHAVLVLDVAEHLLSGKRYVLLAQSYMPAQQIHVLRDAAAAGGVWFAVIPAHARFNTPEWTFSKDELRRFD